A single Capricornis sumatraensis isolate serow.1 chromosome 20, serow.2, whole genome shotgun sequence DNA region contains:
- the LYPD4 gene encoding ly6/PLAUR domain-containing protein 4, translating into MGPQHLSPMQLLCLLGAISSLPWAEALLCYEATSSLFRAVGLHRWQWFLLRSMVCKLNEGCEETLVFIEAGTRRGILGFKGCSPASSYPPQVSYLVPPPGLSIASYSRVCRTYLCNNLTNMDAILDLKARTPQTLTSSSHSCPTCVGEHSKSCLPNFVSSESCPRDATKCYSSTVKFQAGFLNTTFLLMGCAREHTSVLAHFHHIGSIRVTEVVNIVEKALFTGAGTPCRSPSWGILLGLLFAFKG; encoded by the exons ATGGGGCCCCAGCATCTCAGCCCCATGCAACTGCTCTGTCTCCTGGGGGCCATTTCCTCTCTGCCTT GGGCTGAAGCTCTTCTGTGCTATGAAGCGACATCTTCACTCTTCAGAGCTGTAGGTCTCCATAGGTGGCAATGGTTTCTGTTGAGGAGCATGGTGTGTAAACTGAATGAGGGCTGTGAGGAGACGCTGGTGTTCATCGAGGCAG GGACCAGAAGGGGAATCCTGGGTTTTAAAGGCTGCAGCCCAGCCTCATCTTACCCCCCGCAAGTCTCCTACCTGGTTCCGCCACCTGGATTGTCCATCGCCTCCTATAGCCGGGTCTGCCGGACCTATCTCTGCAATAACCTCACCAACATGGATGCTATATTGGACCTCAAGGCCAGGACTCCCCAGACTTTAACATCTTCTTCCCACAGTTGCCCGACTTGTGTGGGCGAGCACTCTAAGAGCTGCCTCCCAAATTTTGTCTCCAGTGAGTCTTGCCCCAGAGACGCTACTAAGTGTTACAGTTCCACAGTGAAATTCCAGGCAG GGTTTCTCAATACCACCTTCCTCCTCATGGGCTGTGCTCGTGAACATACCAGTGTTTTAGCCCATTTTCACCATATTGGGAGCATCAGAGTGACTGAGGTCGTCAACATCGTAGAGAAGGCCCTGTTTACTGGTGCAGGGACCCCTTGTCGGAGTCCTTCTTGGGGCATCCTCTTAGGCCTCCTCTTTGCCTTCAAAGGCTGA